The Pseudomonas fluorescens nucleotide sequence GAAGGTACCCGCGCCCACGTGCAGGGTGACAAAGGCGGTTTCGACGCCCTTGGCGGCGATCTTGGCCAGCAGTTCTTCGTCGAAGTGCAGGCCGGCGGTTGGCGCGGCCACGGCGCCGGCGCGCTCGGCGTATACCGTCTGATAGCGCTCGCGGTCGGCGCCCTCATCCGGACGGTCGATGTACGGCGGCAACGGCATATGGCCGACGCGCTCGAGCAGTGGCAGCACCTCTTCGGCAAAACGCAGCTCGAACAGCGCATCGTGACGGGCGACCATCTCGGCCTCGCCACCGCCATCGATGAGAATCTGCGTGCCAGCCTTGGGCGCCTTGCTCGAACGCACGTGGGCCAGTACCCGGTGGCTATCGAGCACGCGCTCGACGAGAACCTCCAGCTTGCCGCCGCTGGCCTTCTGGCCGAACAGACGCGCCGGAATCACCCGGGTATTGTTGAACACCATCAGGTCGCCCGGGCGCAAATGCTCGAGCAAGTCGGTGAACTGGCGATGCGCCAGTGCCCCGCTCGGCCCGTCCAGGGTCAGCAGCCGGCTGCTATGGCGCTGCGCCAGCGGATGGCGAGCGATCAGGGAATCAGGAAGCTCAAAGGAGAAATCGGCGACGCGCATGATGGTGTTCGGTTCGACAGGGCCGGAAAGTTTAGCCGAAATGGTGAAAATTGACCATGAAACCTGATTGACCAACGGTAGGCGCCTCTCTATACTTCGCCGCCACAAGCCCTGATGGCGGAATTGGTAGACGCGGCGGATTCAAAATCCGTTTTCGAAAGGAGTGGGAGTTCGAGTCTCCCTCGGGGCACCAAACGCAAAAAGAAACCGACCCTAGGGTCGGTTTTTTTGTGCCCGGAAAATCAAGCACAAGCCACCAGGCGCTGCACTTGCCGGTGGATCTCATCGCCGTGATTCAACTCGGCCGTGCGCAGGTCAAACGCCGTCTGCAGGTTGAGCCAGAACTCCGGCGTGGTGTCCAGGCAAGTGGCGAGGCGCAAGGCCATGTCTGCCGAAACGCCACGACGTCCGCGAAGGATTTCATTCACGGTAGGGGTCGATACGCCCAGAGCCCGAGCCAAGGACGCGGCGCTAAAACCCAGTTCACTCTGAAAATCCTCGCGCAGGACTTCACCCGGGTGGATTGGACGCATGCCGTTCTTGAACATGATGCACCTCAGTGGTAATCAACAATCTCAACGTTTTCCGGACCTTCCTCGGTCCAGATGAAGCACACACGCCACTGACCGTTGATCCGTATGCTGTACTGCCCGCTGCGATTACCGCTTAAGGCCTCCAGGCGGTTACCCGGCGGCGAGCGCAGATCTCGCAACTCTTTAGCAGCCTCCAGCATGGCAAGCTTGCGCTCGACAACTGCCAGAACATCGGCCCATCGCCGCGTTCTGCCAGTAGTGAAGAGCGCTTGCGTACTCGCGCATCTGAAGCTTCGAATCATGCAGTGTAACGCTTAACGTTATTCGTTACGTATGAGTATACGCTGATTCCCAAGACGTTCAACGATTGACTGCCCCAGCTAGCGTTTCCCCGCTTCATTGCACCACCCCACACGCAATCCGCGCCCCACCACCACCCAACGCCTCTGGGTGATCGCTGTGGTTGTCACCGCCGCCATGCACCATCAGCGCATGGCCCTTGAACTCCTCGGCCTTCAGGCGTGGGGCCAGGACTGGATAGCGGGCGGTGCCGTCGACGCTGACATACAGGGCGGGCAAGTCGCCCTTATGCCCGGCATCGTCGTACGGACCCAGGTGTTTTTTGCTCTGCTGCGGGTCCCAATGCCCGCCCGCAGCACCTGCCGGCGTAGTCTTGCCGTCAGCGGTTGCCGGTGCGCAGGAGGGTTTCTCGTGCAGGTGAAAGCCGTGTACGCCCGGTGGCAAGTCGCGCAGGTCAGGCGTGAGCAAGGTGCCGTATTGGTTCTGCTCGATGGTGATGGTACCAACAGGTTTGGCGCTGCCATCGGCGCCCACCAGGGCCATTTCCACGGTCTGGGCCTGGGCGGCGCCCGCTGTTGCCAGGGCGGCAGTGAACAAGAGTGCTTTCATGAGGTTGCTCCTTGTGGGTCGATGCAGCCGAAGGGCACCTTATCA carries:
- the queA gene encoding tRNA preQ1(34) S-adenosylmethionine ribosyltransferase-isomerase QueA, translating into MRVADFSFELPDSLIARHPLAQRHSSRLLTLDGPSGALAHRQFTDLLEHLRPGDLMVFNNTRVIPARLFGQKASGGKLEVLVERVLDSHRVLAHVRSSKAPKAGTQILIDGGGEAEMVARHDALFELRFAEEVLPLLERVGHMPLPPYIDRPDEGADRERYQTVYAERAGAVAAPTAGLHFDEELLAKIAAKGVETAFVTLHVGAGTFQPVRVERIEDHHMHKEWLEVGQDVVDAVAACRARGGRVVAVGTTSVRSLESAARDGELKAFSGDTDIFIFPGRPFHVVDALVTNFHLPESTLLMLVSAFAGYPETMAAYAAAVENGYRFFSYGDAMFITRNPAPRGPEDQA
- a CDS encoding HigA family addiction module antitoxin — protein: MFKNGMRPIHPGEVLREDFQSELGFSAASLARALGVSTPTVNEILRGRRGVSADMALRLATCLDTTPEFWLNLQTAFDLRTAELNHGDEIHRQVQRLVACA
- a CDS encoding type II toxin-antitoxin system RelE/ParE family toxin — translated: MIRSFRCASTQALFTTGRTRRWADVLAVVERKLAMLEAAKELRDLRSPPGNRLEALSGNRSGQYSIRINGQWRVCFIWTEEGPENVEIVDYH
- the sodC gene encoding superoxide dismutase family protein, producing the protein MKALLFTAALATAGAAQAQTVEMALVGADGSAKPVGTITIEQNQYGTLLTPDLRDLPPGVHGFHLHEKPSCAPATADGKTTPAGAAGGHWDPQQSKKHLGPYDDAGHKGDLPALYVSVDGTARYPVLAPRLKAEEFKGHALMVHGGGDNHSDHPEALGGGGARIACGVVQ